The Triplophysa rosa linkage group LG25, Trosa_1v2, whole genome shotgun sequence genome window below encodes:
- the LOC130548288 gene encoding uncharacterized protein LOC130548288, with protein sequence MRDVFFWVCMLIINVVFGADAEEVKSVSVMEGDSVTLYTDVTHIQRYDKIEWIDESQSALMAQINTRAKSSSMCDGYDERFRVKLKLENQTGSLTITNISIAQSGLYKLHIIWNNKTSYMRFNVTVYARLPVPVITDDFLNCSSSERSSNCSFLCSVMNVTHVSLSWYKGKSLLSSISVSDLIIRLSLPLEVEYQDTNTYRCVVNNPITNHTQHLTDVCKCSEHHITLITAAVVVTALCLLGIIAGAVHHRKKGQIAHLQSHHSESTGETSGRC encoded by the exons ATGAGGGATGTTTTCTTTTGGGTGTGTATGTTGATTATTAACG TTGTGTTTGGTGCTGATGCAGAagaagtgaagtcagtgtcagtgatggagggagattctgtcactCTTTACACGGATGTTACTCACATACAGAGATATGATAAGATCGAGTGGATAGATGAATCTCAAAGTGCTCTTATGGCTCAAATCAATACACGGGCCAAATCTAGCTCTATGTGTGATGGTTATGACGAGAGATTCAGAGTCAAACTAAAGCTGGAAAACCAGaccggatctctcaccatcacaaacatcagcATTGCACAATCTGGGCTTTATAAACTACACATCATCTGGAACAATAAAACTTCATACATGAGGTTCAATGTTACTGTCTATG CTCGTCTGCCCGTTCCCGTCATCACCGATGACTTTCTAAACTGTTCATCATCAGAACGATCTTCGAACTGTTCTTTtctgtgttcagtgatgaatgtgacacatgtgagtctctcctggtacaaaggaaagagtttattgtccagcatcagtgtgtctgatctcatcatcagactctctctacctctggaggtggaatatcaggatacaaacacatacagatgtgtcgtcaacaatcccatcacaaaccacacacaacatctcaCCGACGTCTGTAAGTGTTCAG AACACCACATTACATTGATAACTGCTGCGGTTGTGGTCACTGCTTTGTGTCTGCTGGGGATCATAGCAGGTGCCGTTCACCATCGCAAAAAG GGTCAGATCGCTCATCTACAATCACACCATTCAGAAAGTACCGGGGAAACGAGCGGTCGATGCTAG
- the LOC130548915 gene encoding uncharacterized protein LOC130548915 isoform X2 has translation MMKNMSHPLFILFFLLRLLCDVSSDGVQTGMVNSHDTEIPEITRDYLIGSKCAVVCSVSSVSQANLTWYNGSNLYSSVMISDFNTKLYLEVEHQDKSNYSCVLSSTHINSIIYLNVSRLCQSCSGGTIKMMPVSDGESVTLSTNLKERQKDMQWYYYENSFIWKLLENTTIYHKHDDGRFTNKLQVDNNTGSLTINNIREINAGLFLLITYKPLMDQLCYKVTVNDHLPVPVITRNSSQCSSSSERSSVSKCVLLCSVMNVTHVSLSWYKGKSLLSSISVSDLIISLSLHLEVEFQDTNTYRCVIKSSFSNKTTQLNFNELCKDHQQSNVIAFVGVALAVVAVAACVLLIWWKRKFPRQKGNYHLATCTLYLYASAEHDVVRFVAAQANGASAQDTSDNRPNEESRLITSLSQENMPSNQHCCF, from the exons ATGATGAAGAATATGTCCCATCCgctgtttattttgttctttctaCTGAGACTCTTGTGTG ATGTGTCTAGCGATGGAGTGCAGACAGGAATGGTCAACTCTCATGATACTGAG ATCCCAGAGATTACCAGAGATTATTTAATTGGATCAAAATGTGCCGTGGTGTGTTCAGTGTCGAGTGTGTCGCAGGCGAATCTCACGTGGTATAACGGAAGCAATTTATACTCCAGCGTCATGATTTCTGATTTCAACACCAAACTCTACTTAGAGGTGGAACATCAGGATAAAAGCAACTACAGCTGCGTGCTGTCCAGTACACACATCAATAGCATTATATATTTAAACGTTTCCCGTCTGTGTCAGTCATGTTCAG GtggaacaataaaaatgatgccAGTGAGTGATGGAGAGTCGGTCACTTTATCCACAAACCTTAAGGAAAGACAAAAAGACATGCAGTGGTATTATTATGAAAACTCGTTTATCTGGAAACTTCTTGAAAACACGACTATATACCATAAGCATGATGATGGTAGATTCACAAACAAACTGCAGGTGGACAATAACACTGGATCTCTTACCATCAACAACATCCGTGAAATAAATGCAGGGCTCTTTCTACTGATCACTTATAAACCACTCATGGATCAACTATGTTATAAAGTTACTGTGAACG ATCATCTGCCTGTTCCTGTCATCACCAGAAACTCTTCTCAATGTTCTTCATCATCAGAAAGATCTTCAGTGtcaaaatgtgtgttgttgtgttcagtgatgaatgtgacacatgtgagtctctcctggtacaaaggaaagagtttattgtccagcatcagtgtgtctgatctcatcATCAGTCTCTCTCTACATCTGGAGGTGGAATTTCaggatacaaacacatacagatgtgtcaTCAAAAGTTCATTTTCCAACAAAACTACACAACTCAACTTCAATGAACTATGTAAAG ATCACCAGCAATCAAATGTTATTGCTTTTGTTGGTGTTGCTCTTGCTGTTGTTGCTGTTGCTGCTTGTGTTCTGTTGATCTGGTGGAAAAGGAAATTTCCACGTCAAAAGGGCAACTACCATCTGGCTACATGTACTTTATACCTAT ATGCCAGTGCAGAACACGATGTGGTCAGATTTGTTGCTGCACAAGCAAATG GGGCATCTGCACAGGACACATCAGACAACAGACCTAATGAGGAGTCACGTTTGATCACATCATTATCACAGGAGAACATGCCCTCAAATCAACATTGCTGCTTTTAG
- the LOC130548915 gene encoding uncharacterized protein LOC130548915 isoform X1 encodes MFVSPGYFFLLLFYCIIYSLYNMISVCVSDVSSDGVQTGMVNSHDTEIPEITRDYLIGSKCAVVCSVSSVSQANLTWYNGSNLYSSVMISDFNTKLYLEVEHQDKSNYSCVLSSTHINSIIYLNVSRLCQSCSGGTIKMMPVSDGESVTLSTNLKERQKDMQWYYYENSFIWKLLENTTIYHKHDDGRFTNKLQVDNNTGSLTINNIREINAGLFLLITYKPLMDQLCYKVTVNDHLPVPVITRNSSQCSSSSERSSVSKCVLLCSVMNVTHVSLSWYKGKSLLSSISVSDLIISLSLHLEVEFQDTNTYRCVIKSSFSNKTTQLNFNELCKDHQQSNVIAFVGVALAVVAVAACVLLIWWKRKFPRQKGNYHLATCTLYLYASAEHDVVRFVAAQANGASAQDTSDNRPNEESRLITSLSQENMPSNQHCCF; translated from the exons ATGTTTGTGTCCCCcggatatttttttcttttattattttactgtattatttaCAGTTTGTATAACATGATTTCTGTCTGTGTTTCAGATGTGTCTAGCGATGGAGTGCAGACAGGAATGGTCAACTCTCATGATACTGAG ATCCCAGAGATTACCAGAGATTATTTAATTGGATCAAAATGTGCCGTGGTGTGTTCAGTGTCGAGTGTGTCGCAGGCGAATCTCACGTGGTATAACGGAAGCAATTTATACTCCAGCGTCATGATTTCTGATTTCAACACCAAACTCTACTTAGAGGTGGAACATCAGGATAAAAGCAACTACAGCTGCGTGCTGTCCAGTACACACATCAATAGCATTATATATTTAAACGTTTCCCGTCTGTGTCAGTCATGTTCAG GtggaacaataaaaatgatgccAGTGAGTGATGGAGAGTCGGTCACTTTATCCACAAACCTTAAGGAAAGACAAAAAGACATGCAGTGGTATTATTATGAAAACTCGTTTATCTGGAAACTTCTTGAAAACACGACTATATACCATAAGCATGATGATGGTAGATTCACAAACAAACTGCAGGTGGACAATAACACTGGATCTCTTACCATCAACAACATCCGTGAAATAAATGCAGGGCTCTTTCTACTGATCACTTATAAACCACTCATGGATCAACTATGTTATAAAGTTACTGTGAACG ATCATCTGCCTGTTCCTGTCATCACCAGAAACTCTTCTCAATGTTCTTCATCATCAGAAAGATCTTCAGTGtcaaaatgtgtgttgttgtgttcagtgatgaatgtgacacatgtgagtctctcctggtacaaaggaaagagtttattgtccagcatcagtgtgtctgatctcatcATCAGTCTCTCTCTACATCTGGAGGTGGAATTTCaggatacaaacacatacagatgtgtcaTCAAAAGTTCATTTTCCAACAAAACTACACAACTCAACTTCAATGAACTATGTAAAG ATCACCAGCAATCAAATGTTATTGCTTTTGTTGGTGTTGCTCTTGCTGTTGTTGCTGTTGCTGCTTGTGTTCTGTTGATCTGGTGGAAAAGGAAATTTCCACGTCAAAAGGGCAACTACCATCTGGCTACATGTACTTTATACCTAT ATGCCAGTGCAGAACACGATGTGGTCAGATTTGTTGCTGCACAAGCAAATG GGGCATCTGCACAGGACACATCAGACAACAGACCTAATGAGGAGTCACGTTTGATCACATCATTATCACAGGAGAACATGCCCTCAAATCAACATTGCTGCTTTTAG
- the LOC130548915 gene encoding uncharacterized protein LOC130548915 isoform X4 encodes MVNSHDTEIPEITRDYLIGSKCAVVCSVSSVSQANLTWYNGSNLYSSVMISDFNTKLYLEVEHQDKSNYSCVLSSTHINSIIYLNVSRLCQSCSGGTIKMMPVSDGESVTLSTNLKERQKDMQWYYYENSFIWKLLENTTIYHKHDDGRFTNKLQVDNNTGSLTINNIREINAGLFLLITYKPLMDQLCYKVTVNDHLPVPVITRNSSQCSSSSERSSVSKCVLLCSVMNVTHVSLSWYKGKSLLSSISVSDLIISLSLHLEVEFQDTNTYRCVIKSSFSNKTTQLNFNELCKDHQQSNVIAFVGVALAVVAVAACVLLIWWKRKFPRQKGNYHLATCTLYLYASAEHDVVRFVAAQANGASAQDTSDNRPNEESRLITSLSQENMPSNQHCCF; translated from the exons ATGGTCAACTCTCATGATACTGAG ATCCCAGAGATTACCAGAGATTATTTAATTGGATCAAAATGTGCCGTGGTGTGTTCAGTGTCGAGTGTGTCGCAGGCGAATCTCACGTGGTATAACGGAAGCAATTTATACTCCAGCGTCATGATTTCTGATTTCAACACCAAACTCTACTTAGAGGTGGAACATCAGGATAAAAGCAACTACAGCTGCGTGCTGTCCAGTACACACATCAATAGCATTATATATTTAAACGTTTCCCGTCTGTGTCAGTCATGTTCAG GtggaacaataaaaatgatgccAGTGAGTGATGGAGAGTCGGTCACTTTATCCACAAACCTTAAGGAAAGACAAAAAGACATGCAGTGGTATTATTATGAAAACTCGTTTATCTGGAAACTTCTTGAAAACACGACTATATACCATAAGCATGATGATGGTAGATTCACAAACAAACTGCAGGTGGACAATAACACTGGATCTCTTACCATCAACAACATCCGTGAAATAAATGCAGGGCTCTTTCTACTGATCACTTATAAACCACTCATGGATCAACTATGTTATAAAGTTACTGTGAACG ATCATCTGCCTGTTCCTGTCATCACCAGAAACTCTTCTCAATGTTCTTCATCATCAGAAAGATCTTCAGTGtcaaaatgtgtgttgttgtgttcagtgatgaatgtgacacatgtgagtctctcctggtacaaaggaaagagtttattgtccagcatcagtgtgtctgatctcatcATCAGTCTCTCTCTACATCTGGAGGTGGAATTTCaggatacaaacacatacagatgtgtcaTCAAAAGTTCATTTTCCAACAAAACTACACAACTCAACTTCAATGAACTATGTAAAG ATCACCAGCAATCAAATGTTATTGCTTTTGTTGGTGTTGCTCTTGCTGTTGTTGCTGTTGCTGCTTGTGTTCTGTTGATCTGGTGGAAAAGGAAATTTCCACGTCAAAAGGGCAACTACCATCTGGCTACATGTACTTTATACCTAT ATGCCAGTGCAGAACACGATGTGGTCAGATTTGTTGCTGCACAAGCAAATG GGGCATCTGCACAGGACACATCAGACAACAGACCTAATGAGGAGTCACGTTTGATCACATCATTATCACAGGAGAACATGCCCTCAAATCAACATTGCTGCTTTTAG
- the LOC130548915 gene encoding uncharacterized protein LOC130548915 isoform X5, with amino-acid sequence MFVSPGYFFLLLFYCIIYSLYNMISVCVSDVSSDGVQTGMVNSHDTEIPEITRDYLIGSKCAVVCSVSSVSQANLTWYNGSNLYSSVMISDFNTKLYLEVEHQDKSNYSCVLSSTHINSIIYLNVSRLCQSCSGGTIKMMPVSDGESVTLSTNLKERQKDMQWYYYENSFIWKLLENTTIYHKHDDGRFTNKLQVDNNTGSLTINNIREINAGLFLLITYKPLMDQLCYKVTVNDHLPVPVITRNSSQCSSSSERSSVSKCVLLCSVMNVTHVSLSWYKGKSLLSSISVSDLIISLSLHLEVEFQDTNTYRCVIKSSFSNKTTQLNFNELCKDASAEHDVVRFVAAQANGASAQDTSDNRPNEESRLITSLSQENMPSNQHCCF; translated from the exons ATGTTTGTGTCCCCcggatatttttttcttttattattttactgtattatttaCAGTTTGTATAACATGATTTCTGTCTGTGTTTCAGATGTGTCTAGCGATGGAGTGCAGACAGGAATGGTCAACTCTCATGATACTGAG ATCCCAGAGATTACCAGAGATTATTTAATTGGATCAAAATGTGCCGTGGTGTGTTCAGTGTCGAGTGTGTCGCAGGCGAATCTCACGTGGTATAACGGAAGCAATTTATACTCCAGCGTCATGATTTCTGATTTCAACACCAAACTCTACTTAGAGGTGGAACATCAGGATAAAAGCAACTACAGCTGCGTGCTGTCCAGTACACACATCAATAGCATTATATATTTAAACGTTTCCCGTCTGTGTCAGTCATGTTCAG GtggaacaataaaaatgatgccAGTGAGTGATGGAGAGTCGGTCACTTTATCCACAAACCTTAAGGAAAGACAAAAAGACATGCAGTGGTATTATTATGAAAACTCGTTTATCTGGAAACTTCTTGAAAACACGACTATATACCATAAGCATGATGATGGTAGATTCACAAACAAACTGCAGGTGGACAATAACACTGGATCTCTTACCATCAACAACATCCGTGAAATAAATGCAGGGCTCTTTCTACTGATCACTTATAAACCACTCATGGATCAACTATGTTATAAAGTTACTGTGAACG ATCATCTGCCTGTTCCTGTCATCACCAGAAACTCTTCTCAATGTTCTTCATCATCAGAAAGATCTTCAGTGtcaaaatgtgtgttgttgtgttcagtgatgaatgtgacacatgtgagtctctcctggtacaaaggaaagagtttattgtccagcatcagtgtgtctgatctcatcATCAGTCTCTCTCTACATCTGGAGGTGGAATTTCaggatacaaacacatacagatgtgtcaTCAAAAGTTCATTTTCCAACAAAACTACACAACTCAACTTCAATGAACTATGTAAAG ATGCCAGTGCAGAACACGATGTGGTCAGATTTGTTGCTGCACAAGCAAATG GGGCATCTGCACAGGACACATCAGACAACAGACCTAATGAGGAGTCACGTTTGATCACATCATTATCACAGGAGAACATGCCCTCAAATCAACATTGCTGCTTTTAG
- the LOC130548915 gene encoding uncharacterized protein LOC130548915 isoform X3: MFVSPGYFFLLLFYCIIYSLYNMISVCVSDVSSDGVQTGMVNSHDTEIPEITRDYLIGSKCAVVCSVSSVSQANLTWYNGSNLYSSVMISDFNTKLYLEVEHQDKSNYSCVLSSTHINSIIYLNVSRLCQSCSGGTIKMMPVSDGESVTLSTNLKERQKDMQWYYYENSFIWKLLENTTIYHKHDDGRFTNKLQVDNNTGSLTINNIREINAGLFLLITYKPLMDQLCYKVTVNDHLPVPVITRNSSQCSSSSERSSVSKCVLLCSVMNVTHVSLSWYKGKSLLSSISVSDLIISLSLHLEVEFQDTNTYRCVIKSSFSNKTTQLNFNELCKDHQQSNVIAFVGVALAVVAVAACVLLIWWKRKFPRQKGNYHLATYASAEHDVVRFVAAQANG; encoded by the exons ATGTTTGTGTCCCCcggatatttttttcttttattattttactgtattatttaCAGTTTGTATAACATGATTTCTGTCTGTGTTTCAGATGTGTCTAGCGATGGAGTGCAGACAGGAATGGTCAACTCTCATGATACTGAG ATCCCAGAGATTACCAGAGATTATTTAATTGGATCAAAATGTGCCGTGGTGTGTTCAGTGTCGAGTGTGTCGCAGGCGAATCTCACGTGGTATAACGGAAGCAATTTATACTCCAGCGTCATGATTTCTGATTTCAACACCAAACTCTACTTAGAGGTGGAACATCAGGATAAAAGCAACTACAGCTGCGTGCTGTCCAGTACACACATCAATAGCATTATATATTTAAACGTTTCCCGTCTGTGTCAGTCATGTTCAG GtggaacaataaaaatgatgccAGTGAGTGATGGAGAGTCGGTCACTTTATCCACAAACCTTAAGGAAAGACAAAAAGACATGCAGTGGTATTATTATGAAAACTCGTTTATCTGGAAACTTCTTGAAAACACGACTATATACCATAAGCATGATGATGGTAGATTCACAAACAAACTGCAGGTGGACAATAACACTGGATCTCTTACCATCAACAACATCCGTGAAATAAATGCAGGGCTCTTTCTACTGATCACTTATAAACCACTCATGGATCAACTATGTTATAAAGTTACTGTGAACG ATCATCTGCCTGTTCCTGTCATCACCAGAAACTCTTCTCAATGTTCTTCATCATCAGAAAGATCTTCAGTGtcaaaatgtgtgttgttgtgttcagtgatgaatgtgacacatgtgagtctctcctggtacaaaggaaagagtttattgtccagcatcagtgtgtctgatctcatcATCAGTCTCTCTCTACATCTGGAGGTGGAATTTCaggatacaaacacatacagatgtgtcaTCAAAAGTTCATTTTCCAACAAAACTACACAACTCAACTTCAATGAACTATGTAAAG ATCACCAGCAATCAAATGTTATTGCTTTTGTTGGTGTTGCTCTTGCTGTTGTTGCTGTTGCTGCTTGTGTTCTGTTGATCTGGTGGAAAAGGAAATTTCCACGTCAAAAGGGCAACTACCATCTGGCTACAT ATGCCAGTGCAGAACACGATGTGGTCAGATTTGTTGCTGCACAAGCAAATGGTTGA
- the LOC130549174 gene encoding uncharacterized protein LOC130549174, with the protein MWFYEHTFISEFYKSRITYHDCNDGRFSNRLQLDSNNGSLTIANLIKTHSGVYKLKSPTASLIDHNQQLCQGYNITVYDTLPVPVITNDSTQCSSSSSKCVFLCSVNVTRVSLSWHKGKSLLSSISVSDLKRSNFLCLEVEYQDTNTYSCVVNNSFTNKTTRLNIRDLCKEHIQHHNIYLVIGIDFAFIITIVLIWCCCRRG; encoded by the exons ATGTGGTTTTATGagcacactttcatttctgaatTCTATAAAAGCAGAATTACATATCATGACTGTAACGATGGAAGATTCTCTAACAGACTTCAGCTGGATAGTAATaatggatctctcaccatcgcAAACCTCATTAAAACCCACTCTGGAGTGTATAAATTAAAGAGTCCTACTGCGTCGCTAATTGATCACAATCAACAGTTGTGTCAGGGTTATAACATTACTGTCTATG ATACTTTGCCAGTTCCTGTCATCACCAATGACTCAACACAgtgttcatcatcatcatcaaaatgtgtgtttttgtgctcaGTGAATGTGACACGTGTGAGTCTCTCCTGGcacaaaggaaagagtttattgtccagcatcagtgtgtctgatctcaaaAGAAGCAACTTTCTGTGTCTGGAGGTGGAATACCAGGACACAAACACGTACAGCTGTGTGGTGAACAACTCATTCACCAACAAAACTACACGACTTAACATCCGTGACCTATGTAAAG AACACATCCAGCATCACAATATTTATCTTGTAATTGGCATAGattttgcttttattattactattgtGTTGATCTGGTGCTGCTGCAGGAGGGGGTGA